One region of Salvelinus sp. IW2-2015 linkage group LG6.1, ASM291031v2, whole genome shotgun sequence genomic DNA includes:
- the LOC111965384 gene encoding ras-GEF domain-containing family member 1C, producing the protein MPQTVCPAAGTMFTPSGFSPHLASTCSEADPVIEDEGGPQEARGPGACLAEGPPITSASLDTLIQHLVPTTDYYPEKAYVFTFLLSARLFISPPELLARLCETCIKQQQLDQSPLDMAKVRKFGPKILQLLTEWTETFPTDFREEKMVGLFKDIIHRIAPCDEAYWKTLNQVLQTLSQKLXAIAQGEECIVKVNASSVSSISDKLVAFKTKSPPIQKEMLSICNDPYTLAQQLTHIELEHLSHIGPEEFVQAFVQKDKLVSTQPCFSEQKKKTTNLEAYVRWFNRLCYLVATEICMPAKKKQRAQVIEFFIDVARECFNIGNFNSLMAIISGMNMSPVSRLKKTWGKAKTAKFFILEHQMDPTGNFYNYRTALRGAAHRSQTANSNREKIVIPFFSLLIKDIYFLNEGCANRLPNGHVHFAKFVELARQVGEFMTWKQMECPFETDRSILHYLHTAPIFSEDGLYLASYESESPENQVEKDRWKALRSNILGKTKELKELREHHGS; encoded by the exons ATGCCCCAGACTGTGTGCCCAGCAGCAGGCACCATGTTTACCCCCAGTGGCTTCAGCCCCCACCTGGCCTCCACCTGCTCTGAGGCTGACCCGGTGATCGAGGATGAAGGGGGCCCTCAGGAGGCCCGGGGGCCTGGGGCTTGCCTGGCCGAAGGACCCCCCATCACCTCCGCCTCCCTGGACACTCTCATCCAGCACCTTGTGCCCACCACAGACTACTACCCAGAG AAAGCCTATGTGTTTACGTTCCTGCTGAGTGCTCGTCTGTTCATCTCTCCTCCTGAGCTACTGGCCAGACTCTGTGAGACCTGCATCAAACAACAGCAGCTGGACCAGAGTCCACTGGACatg gctAAAGTGAGGAAGTTTGGTCCCAAGATCCTGCAGCTGCTAACAGAGTGGACAGAGACGTTCCCCACAGACttcagagaggagaagatggtggGCCTGTTCAAAGACATTATCCACAGGATAGCACCCTGTGATGAg GCGTACTGGAAGACACTGAATCAGGTCCTGCAGACCCTGAGCCAGAAGCTGKCAGCCATCGCCCAGGGAGAGGAGTGCATCGTCAAAGTGAACGCCTCCTCAGTCTCCTCAATCTCTGACAAGCTGGTGGCCTTCAAGACCAAGTCTCCACCCATCCAGAAGGAAATGCTGTCTATCTGCAACGACCCWTACACActtgcacagcaactcacccaTATAGAACTg gAACATCTGAGTCACATCGGCCCTGAAGAGTTTGTACAAGCCTTTGTTCAGAAAGACAAACTGGTTAGCACTCAG CCGTGTTTCAGTGAGCAGAAGAAGAAGACCACTAACTTGGAGGCTTATGTCAGGTGGTTCAATAGGCTGTGCTACCTGGTGGCCACTGAGATCTGCATG CCTGCTAAGAAGAAGCAGAGAGCCCAGGTGATTGAGTTCTTCATCGATGTGGCCAGAGAGTGTTTCAACATCGGCAACTTCAACTCCCTCATGGCCATCATCT CTGGTATGAATATGAGTCCTGTGTCTCGGCTGAAGAAGACCTGGGGGAAAGCCAAGACTGCCAAGTTCTTCATTCTGGAG CATCAGATGGACCCTACTGGAAACTTCTACAACTACAGAACAGCACTGAGGGGAGCTGCCCACAGGTCCCAGACTGCTAATAGCAACAGGGAGAAG ATTGTGATTCCCTTCTTCAGCCTACTGATCAAAGATATCTACTTCCTGAATGAGGGATGTGCCAACCGCTTGCCCAATGGCCATGTCCATTTTGCG aaatttgtggagttggcTCGTCAGGTGGGAGAGTTTATGACGTGGAAACAGATGGAGTGTCCGTTTGAGACAGACAGGAGCATCCTACACTACCTCCACACTGCTCCCATCTTCAGTGAGGACG GACTCTATCTGGCATCCTATGAGAGTGAGAGTCCAGAGAACCAGGTGGAGAAGGACAGATGGAAAGCACTCAG